From one Treponema denticola genomic stretch:
- a CDS encoding aspartate ammonia-lyase, with protein sequence MRREHDLLGELDIPEDAYYGIQTFRSVENFKITGLRLCDFPDFIKGLAYTKQAAAEANHELGYLSDEVYKAMIQACKEVAEGKFDKEFVVDMIQGGAGTSTNMNANEVIANRANEILGKAKGTYSPCHPNNHVNFAQSTNDAYPTAAKLGISLNTPALIDELKSLVASFRKKAQELGDNIKMGRTQLQDAVPMTLGQEFESYAASLENEIPQIQFARENLHTINMGATAIGTGINSDPNYTPKVTSHLAKISGLDLKAAKNMIAATNDTSDFVTYSSELKRLSAKLSKICSDLRLLSSGPRTGLYDISLPPMQPGSSIMPGKVNPVIPEVVNQVCYRVIGNDTAVILAAESAQLELNVFEPVMIYSIFESIKLLINAMKTLRERCVTGIVGNYEHCKESVHRSIGLVTALNPVIGYEASSDIAKTALRDNRSVYDLVLERGLLSKEKLDEVLKPENMTKPKNMSKI encoded by the coding sequence ATGCGAAGGGAACATGACTTACTCGGAGAATTGGATATTCCGGAAGATGCTTATTACGGAATTCAAACTTTCCGAAGTGTTGAGAATTTTAAAATTACAGGATTAAGGCTCTGTGATTTTCCCGATTTTATTAAGGGGCTAGCTTATACAAAGCAGGCTGCAGCCGAAGCCAACCATGAACTCGGCTATTTAAGCGATGAAGTTTACAAGGCTATGATTCAAGCTTGTAAAGAAGTTGCCGAAGGCAAATTCGATAAGGAATTTGTAGTCGATATGATTCAAGGCGGAGCGGGAACTTCTACCAATATGAATGCAAACGAAGTTATCGCCAACCGTGCAAACGAAATTTTAGGAAAGGCTAAGGGAACTTATTCGCCCTGCCATCCCAATAATCATGTGAACTTTGCCCAGTCTACAAATGACGCCTATCCTACAGCTGCAAAGCTCGGCATCTCGTTAAATACACCGGCTCTTATAGATGAACTCAAATCTCTTGTTGCTTCTTTTAGAAAAAAGGCTCAAGAACTTGGCGACAATATCAAGATGGGAAGAACCCAGCTTCAAGATGCCGTACCCATGACCCTCGGCCAAGAGTTTGAATCCTATGCCGCTTCTTTGGAAAACGAAATTCCTCAGATTCAATTTGCAAGGGAAAATCTTCACACGATAAATATGGGAGCTACCGCTATCGGAACAGGTATCAACTCTGATCCAAACTATACACCGAAAGTAACCTCGCATTTGGCAAAGATTTCGGGGCTTGATCTAAAGGCTGCAAAGAACATGATAGCCGCCACGAACGATACCTCCGACTTTGTAACATATTCTTCCGAGTTAAAACGCCTTTCTGCAAAGCTTTCAAAGATATGCAGCGATTTACGCCTTCTTTCTTCAGGCCCCAGAACAGGACTTTACGATATAAGTCTTCCTCCGATGCAGCCAGGTTCTTCTATCATGCCCGGAAAGGTAAACCCCGTTATCCCTGAGGTTGTTAATCAGGTTTGCTACAGGGTTATCGGAAACGATACTGCCGTTATCTTGGCTGCGGAATCTGCACAGCTTGAGCTCAACGTTTTTGAACCCGTTATGATTTATTCTATCTTTGAGTCTATTAAACTTCTTATAAATGCAATGAAGACTTTGAGAGAACGATGTGTTACGGGTATTGTAGGAAACTATGAACATTGTAAGGAGAGCGTTCACCGAAGTATCGGCTTGGTTACGGCCTTAAATCCCGTCATCGGTTATGAGGCTTCCTCGGATATTGCAAAGACTGCCTTGCGTGATAACCGCAGCGTCTATGACCTTGTTTTGGAAAGAGGCCTTCTTTCAAAAGAAAAATTGGATGAGGTTTTAAAACCCGAAAACATGACAAAACCTAAGAATATGTCAAAGATTTAA
- a CDS encoding 3'-5' exonuclease: MSSYDWISAVYDKAVFTAFDTETTGTEAKAERVVEIGCVKFDIRGVIARYNVLIDPEKPMPPEAGKVNQITDEMLAGQPKFAEVLPDFLDFIRNTVLVAHNASFDINFINCELERCGKTKLTNKVFDTLTFARETLPGLQSYALQNLATQFGVQAVNAHRAEDDARVCMEFFKIAVSHFFEKNKDMLDYYKKDVDISEYLSTKDPETDGGKLVQNLF, from the coding sequence ATGAGTTCTTACGATTGGATTAGTGCCGTCTATGATAAGGCGGTTTTTACGGCCTTCGATACCGAAACAACGGGAACGGAAGCCAAGGCAGAAAGAGTTGTCGAAATCGGCTGCGTAAAATTCGATATTCGCGGAGTTATCGCCCGCTACAATGTTCTAATTGACCCTGAAAAACCCATGCCTCCCGAAGCGGGCAAGGTAAATCAGATAACCGATGAGATGCTTGCAGGCCAGCCTAAATTCGCAGAAGTTTTGCCCGACTTTTTGGACTTTATCCGCAACACGGTTTTGGTTGCCCATAATGCAAGCTTCGATATAAACTTTATAAACTGCGAGCTTGAAAGGTGCGGAAAAACAAAGCTTACAAACAAGGTCTTTGACACCCTAACATTTGCACGCGAAACCCTTCCGGGCTTACAAAGCTATGCCCTGCAAAACCTTGCAACACAGTTCGGCGTTCAAGCCGTAAATGCCCACCGTGCCGAGGACGATGCCAGAGTCTGTATGGAATTCTTCAAAATAGCCGTAAGTCATTTCTTTGAAAAAAACAAGGATATGCTTGACTATTATAAAAAGGATGTCGATATTTCCGAATATTTGAGCACCAAGGATCCCGAAACTGACGGCGGCAAACTAGTTCAAAATTTATTTTAA
- a CDS encoding YifB family Mg chelatase-like AAA ATPase produces the protein MEILSFSSFGYEGELIKVEADLRRGLPVIDIVGLPGSAVKEARDRMRAAIRNSGLEFPASRILINLSPADQKKEGSGFDLPIAIAVLTAKEAEKNSAEVKAKAQTIIPQDEDREKESVMIMGELELSGRVRPVRGLIGAISAARSQGIKYFIVPKENEAEALIEDGINVFGVSDLIEALEFFYQIENGKFNTKPQGLKKENSPYTGAVPLFVWSNTEETENFDFQKDSKSGLGLVKGFEDIRGQDGLIRALEIAAAGGHNLIAYGPPGCGKTLSLSRFPLLLPDMDEKTARETIRIYSIAGLLPQSSPRLLKRPPFRMPSQNASMEGIIGGAGKCMPGEVSLAHGGVLFLDEAAQFKASVLQSLRAPLETGSVTLSRAGRSSTFPARFQLLLAINPCPCGNFGSPGKVCTCLPYEIEKYWKKLTAPLLDRIDIRVPVMPPKPENILAEAKYSTQTMREKIKNARLIQWERLKFTNKEKKMQNIIYENAKLSPQETAEVCKMSGEAERFFSVIVDSKKLSGRGSHALLKISRTIADIESSENISLAHIEEAAALRQWIKYLPDFL, from the coding sequence ATGGAAATTTTAAGTTTTTCGTCATTCGGGTATGAAGGAGAATTGATTAAGGTCGAGGCAGATTTAAGGCGGGGCTTGCCGGTTATCGACATAGTGGGACTCCCGGGTTCTGCCGTAAAGGAAGCAAGGGATAGGATGAGAGCTGCTATCAGGAATTCGGGGCTTGAATTTCCCGCAAGCAGGATACTGATAAATTTAAGCCCTGCCGATCAAAAAAAAGAAGGGAGCGGTTTCGATCTTCCTATTGCCATCGCCGTCCTAACGGCAAAAGAGGCGGAAAAAAATTCGGCAGAGGTTAAAGCAAAAGCTCAAACTATAATTCCCCAAGATGAAGACAGGGAAAAAGAATCCGTGATGATAATGGGTGAGCTTGAGCTTTCAGGCAGGGTAAGGCCTGTGCGCGGACTCATAGGAGCTATCTCGGCAGCCCGTTCTCAAGGCATCAAATACTTTATAGTTCCAAAAGAAAACGAGGCCGAGGCCCTCATCGAAGACGGCATCAATGTATTCGGAGTGTCCGATTTAATCGAAGCTCTGGAATTTTTCTACCAAATAGAAAACGGGAAATTCAATACAAAGCCTCAGGGGTTAAAAAAAGAAAACAGCCCCTATACGGGAGCCGTGCCTCTTTTTGTATGGAGCAATACGGAAGAAACGGAAAATTTCGATTTTCAAAAAGACTCAAAAAGCGGGCTCGGCTTGGTAAAAGGCTTTGAGGATATCCGCGGACAAGACGGCCTGATACGGGCATTAGAAATAGCGGCGGCAGGCGGACATAACCTCATAGCCTACGGCCCTCCCGGCTGCGGAAAAACTCTTTCTTTAAGCCGCTTTCCCCTCCTCCTCCCCGACATGGACGAAAAAACGGCAAGGGAAACCATCCGTATTTACAGCATCGCAGGCCTCTTGCCTCAATCGAGCCCCCGTCTTTTAAAAAGGCCGCCCTTTAGGATGCCCTCTCAAAATGCAAGTATGGAAGGCATCATAGGAGGAGCCGGAAAATGTATGCCCGGTGAAGTTTCCCTTGCCCACGGCGGAGTTCTTTTTTTAGATGAAGCCGCTCAATTTAAGGCAAGCGTTTTGCAAAGTCTCCGTGCCCCCTTGGAAACGGGAAGCGTAACCTTGAGCCGAGCCGGAAGAAGCAGCACCTTCCCTGCCCGCTTTCAGCTCCTCCTTGCGATTAACCCATGCCCTTGCGGAAACTTCGGAAGCCCCGGAAAGGTCTGCACCTGCCTCCCCTACGAAATCGAAAAATACTGGAAAAAACTTACGGCCCCCCTCTTGGACAGAATCGATATAAGGGTTCCGGTAATGCCGCCCAAGCCTGAAAACATTTTGGCGGAGGCAAAATATTCTACCCAAACGATGAGAGAAAAAATAAAAAACGCAAGGCTCATTCAATGGGAAAGATTAAAATTTACAAATAAGGAGAAAAAAATGCAAAACATAATTTATGAAAACGCAAAACTTTCACCCCAAGAAACGGCTGAAGTTTGCAAAATGAGCGGCGAGGCGGAAAGATTTTTTTCCGTGATTGTTGACTCAAAAAAACTTTCGGGAAGAGGAAGCCACGCCCTCTTAAAAATATCCCGCACAATCGCCGACATAGAGTCAAGCGAAAATATTTCCTTAGCCCATATCGAAGAAGCGGCAGCCTTGAGGCAGTGGATAAAGTATCTTCCGGATTTTTTGTAA
- a CDS encoding OmpA family protein produces MTSWRVRSNRTFVKKLFLICFLSSFCLNLLLGQENLSQGKILITERADYSVYIDGKYAGLTSRETRLYMSETRLSNEGAYLYEGEAFVLQKTRKDGLKAALPIDSILPLSFKFIPEQDEEDIENPYQPQIFDEDSGYPLLRNFPILPETEFTPADIGKTWEGKCTVVVRPKPEKTAVRIPVNAGFKYKGKTILNGQSVHHVEAALGLRYKHSDMLGDEELMSSEGGRKTDIYLDDINRPILIREKIDEEFFYADGKKIKHRGFLLHFYSYTVRAEIKPNKDFEVAKTKRGTMLRLKNLQFEPDRAVLLKGEEAKLDEIAKILKESEGEFFFVEGHTADVGKPEDEKILSQERAKTVIEKLVKMGIPAEKFIYQGAGGTKPIAPNGTEEGRAQNRRVEITIID; encoded by the coding sequence ATGACAAGTTGGCGTGTAAGGTCAAACCGCACCTTCGTAAAAAAACTTTTTTTAATCTGCTTTCTCTCTAGTTTTTGTCTAAATCTTCTTTTAGGGCAAGAAAATTTATCTCAAGGCAAAATACTCATTACGGAAAGAGCCGATTACTCCGTCTACATTGACGGAAAATATGCGGGGCTTACTTCCAGAGAAACCCGCCTCTATATGAGCGAAACAAGGCTTAGCAATGAGGGGGCTTATCTTTACGAGGGAGAAGCCTTTGTACTTCAAAAAACCCGGAAAGATGGGCTTAAAGCTGCTTTACCGATAGATTCGATCTTACCCCTTTCATTTAAATTTATTCCGGAACAAGATGAAGAAGATATTGAAAATCCTTACCAACCTCAAATTTTCGATGAAGATTCGGGTTACCCTCTTTTAAGAAATTTTCCGATTTTGCCTGAAACAGAGTTTACCCCCGCTGACATAGGAAAAACTTGGGAAGGAAAATGTACCGTAGTAGTAAGACCCAAGCCTGAAAAAACCGCTGTAAGGATTCCTGTAAATGCAGGTTTTAAATATAAGGGAAAAACTATTTTAAACGGCCAAAGCGTTCACCATGTAGAAGCCGCCTTAGGACTCCGCTACAAACACTCAGACATGCTGGGCGATGAAGAACTTATGAGCTCGGAAGGCGGAAGAAAGACGGACATCTATCTTGACGATATAAATAGGCCCATTTTGATACGGGAAAAAATAGATGAAGAGTTTTTTTATGCGGACGGAAAAAAAATAAAGCACCGAGGCTTTTTGCTTCATTTTTATTCTTACACGGTACGAGCCGAAATCAAACCCAATAAAGATTTTGAAGTAGCTAAAACAAAACGGGGCACAATGCTGAGGCTTAAAAATCTTCAATTTGAACCTGATAGGGCTGTTCTTTTAAAAGGAGAAGAAGCAAAGCTTGATGAAATAGCAAAGATTTTAAAAGAATCGGAAGGAGAATTCTTTTTTGTAGAAGGTCATACAGCCGATGTCGGTAAGCCGGAAGATGAAAAAATTCTATCCCAAGAAAGGGCTAAGACCGTCATCGAAAAACTTGTAAAGATGGGCATACCAGCCGAAAAGTTTATTTATCAAGGTGCCGGCGGAACAAAGCCCATTGCCCCAAACGGCACCGAAGAAGGACGCGCTCAAAATAGACGCGTCGAAATTACAATCATCGATTAA
- a CDS encoding M3 family oligoendopeptidase, translated as MQNKTAPRWDLKNIYPDFKSKKYAESKKKIPALTSKFEKHLKAFSDKDLKKWLVKALDILNEFNAEAETLYAYASAVYTTDTENKEALSELNSISALFVPFTPLGVRFSNILASVSKEVKALIKNDKDLKYASFYLEDTLFWQKKQMSEEEESLAADLARSGASAWSKLQSTMTSTASCIWDEKTKEEKTLVQLRAMAYDKDEAVREKAFKKELELCKSIEKPVAAALNGVKGTSITLNKRRNWKGGTIEKSVKQANITQKTLDSLISAIEDSLPAWRKYLKAKAMLLGKKDLPFYDLFAPVSKSFPTYTWEEAKALVIENFSSFSKNMGDFAKKAFASNWIDGEVRNGKVGGAYCTHFPVTKEPRVLCNFDGSFSSVSTLAHELGHAFHFNVVKDMPVINQSYPMTLAETASIFAETILFESEIKKMNEEQKTALLEIHLQDGCQVLIDILSRFYFERSFMEEREKHELTAEDCCRLMLEAQKKSYGNGLDSKLLHPYMWLVKGHYYSADLGFYNFPYAFGQLFALGLYNRYKKEGEKFTSVYEDILRKTGMMDAVKVTKSAGFNIETPDFWKEGIKIFTDQISEFEKLVKKSKKK; from the coding sequence ATGCAAAACAAAACTGCACCGAGATGGGATTTAAAAAATATTTATCCCGATTTTAAATCAAAAAAATATGCGGAATCAAAAAAGAAAATTCCTGCATTGACTTCCAAGTTTGAAAAACACTTAAAGGCTTTTTCAGATAAGGACTTAAAAAAATGGCTGGTAAAAGCTTTGGATATTTTAAACGAGTTTAATGCCGAAGCCGAAACTCTTTATGCCTATGCTTCGGCCGTGTATACAACCGATACCGAAAACAAAGAAGCTTTATCTGAGCTTAACTCGATATCGGCTCTCTTTGTTCCGTTTACGCCCCTTGGAGTGCGCTTTTCTAATATCTTGGCTTCCGTTTCCAAAGAGGTAAAGGCCTTGATTAAAAACGACAAGGATTTAAAATATGCTTCCTTCTATTTGGAAGATACATTGTTTTGGCAAAAAAAACAGATGAGCGAAGAAGAGGAATCCTTGGCTGCCGATCTTGCCCGCTCCGGTGCTTCGGCTTGGAGCAAATTACAGAGCACGATGACTTCCACAGCTTCATGTATTTGGGATGAAAAAACTAAGGAAGAAAAAACCTTGGTTCAGCTTAGAGCAATGGCCTACGATAAGGATGAGGCTGTCCGAGAAAAGGCTTTTAAAAAAGAACTTGAGCTTTGCAAGTCCATCGAAAAGCCCGTTGCCGCAGCCTTAAACGGCGTAAAGGGAACTTCCATCACCTTAAATAAAAGGCGTAACTGGAAGGGCGGCACAATCGAAAAATCTGTAAAGCAGGCAAATATAACTCAAAAAACTCTTGACTCCTTAATTTCCGCCATCGAAGATTCTCTTCCTGCATGGAGAAAGTATTTAAAGGCTAAGGCCATGCTTTTAGGCAAAAAGGATTTACCCTTTTATGACCTCTTTGCTCCGGTTTCAAAATCATTTCCGACATATACTTGGGAAGAAGCAAAGGCATTGGTAATCGAAAACTTTTCTTCATTTTCAAAGAACATGGGAGACTTTGCAAAAAAGGCCTTTGCCTCCAACTGGATAGACGGCGAGGTACGCAACGGCAAGGTCGGCGGAGCCTACTGTACTCATTTTCCCGTAACAAAGGAACCCAGAGTTCTTTGCAATTTTGACGGCTCTTTTTCTTCGGTCAGTACCTTAGCACACGAGCTGGGTCACGCTTTTCACTTTAATGTTGTAAAGGATATGCCCGTAATAAATCAAAGCTATCCTATGACCCTTGCCGAGACAGCTTCTATTTTTGCAGAAACTATTTTGTTTGAAAGCGAAATTAAAAAAATGAATGAAGAGCAAAAGACGGCTCTATTGGAAATTCACCTTCAAGACGGATGTCAGGTATTGATCGATATTCTTTCTCGTTTTTATTTTGAACGCTCCTTTATGGAAGAAAGGGAAAAGCATGAACTCACAGCTGAAGATTGCTGCCGCCTGATGCTTGAAGCTCAAAAGAAAAGCTATGGAAACGGGCTTGATTCTAAATTGCTTCATCCATATATGTGGCTTGTTAAGGGGCATTATTATTCTGCCGACTTGGGCTTTTATAACTTCCCCTATGCTTTTGGCCAGCTTTTTGCTCTCGGTCTTTATAACCGCTATAAAAAGGAAGGAGAAAAATTTACTTCCGTTTACGAGGATATTTTAAGAAAGACCGGTATGATGGATGCCGTTAAGGTAACAAAGAGTGCAGGCTTTAATATCGAAACTCCGGACTTCTGGAAAGAAGGCATAAAGATTTTTACGGATCAGATAAGCGAATTTGAAAAGCTCGTAAAAAAATCAAAGAAAAAATAA
- a CDS encoding phospho-sugar mutase translates to MDKNEILNRAKKYVSEEKEVKFAEDVKALIEKNDEKELYDRFYRDLEFGTAGLRGIIGGGTNRMNPLVIKNATQGLADYLIEAKPEKAKAGSLSAVIAYDSRRFSDVFAKTAALIFAANNIRCYLFSSLRPTPELSYAIRELGCDTGIVVTASHNPPEYNGYKAYWSDGAQITPPHDSGIIKKVGEVSSIKMMSEEEALKNGKLVIIDKEIDEKYWAMLKKKISRQEIIKNMASKVKIVYTPLHGTGAMHVEKVLGEMGFNVISVPEQREPDGNFPTVSYPNPEDPKALKMAMDLAIKEGADILMATDPDADRFACAVKNDAGEMQLISGNQMGALFADYICLTLKEQNKLPQNAAIVRSIVTSPLSDLIAASYNVQSEECLTGFKWICGVAERMVSTGSHSYLYGYEESFGYNFGTEVRDKDGIASSAICAEMTLYWRSKGKSLLDRLNEIFSKFAFYGEKTINMVYPGAEGLKIMQDMMVRVRERNLSEIAGVKVKTIRDIQESTEYSPLEPDKKTTVTLPKSNVLQYYLEDGSIICIRPSGTEPKIKIYIIHSEKVVSSVEEAKKQSDKKIAEFEKEFNGVLNA, encoded by the coding sequence ATGGATAAAAATGAAATATTAAATAGAGCAAAAAAATATGTTTCCGAAGAAAAGGAAGTAAAATTCGCAGAAGATGTTAAGGCTTTAATCGAAAAAAACGATGAAAAGGAATTGTATGACCGATTTTACAGGGACTTGGAATTCGGAACGGCTGGTTTAAGGGGAATTATAGGGGGCGGCACAAACCGCATGAATCCCTTAGTAATAAAAAATGCAACCCAAGGACTTGCGGACTATCTGATTGAAGCAAAGCCTGAGAAGGCCAAGGCCGGCTCTTTAAGTGCCGTAATTGCCTATGACTCAAGACGCTTTTCGGATGTTTTTGCAAAAACGGCTGCTCTGATTTTTGCGGCAAACAATATCCGCTGTTACCTTTTTTCGAGCCTTAGGCCTACGCCGGAACTTTCTTATGCCATAAGGGAACTCGGCTGCGATACGGGAATTGTAGTAACAGCCTCGCACAACCCTCCCGAATACAACGGCTACAAGGCCTACTGGTCGGACGGAGCCCAGATTACCCCGCCCCATGATTCGGGCATCATCAAAAAGGTAGGAGAAGTTTCTTCAATCAAAATGATGAGCGAAGAAGAAGCTCTTAAAAACGGAAAGCTCGTAATAATCGATAAAGAAATCGATGAAAAATACTGGGCTATGCTTAAAAAGAAAATCAGCCGTCAAGAAATTATTAAAAATATGGCTTCCAAGGTAAAGATAGTTTACACTCCCCTTCACGGAACGGGAGCTATGCATGTAGAAAAGGTTCTGGGAGAAATGGGCTTTAATGTTATAAGCGTTCCCGAACAGCGTGAACCTGACGGAAATTTCCCGACGGTAAGCTATCCCAATCCCGAAGACCCGAAAGCCTTAAAGATGGCCATGGATTTGGCTATAAAGGAAGGAGCCGATATTTTGATGGCCACCGATCCCGATGCCGACCGCTTTGCCTGTGCAGTAAAAAACGATGCAGGCGAAATGCAGCTTATAAGCGGCAACCAGATGGGAGCCCTCTTTGCGGATTATATCTGTCTTACATTAAAAGAACAAAATAAGCTGCCTCAAAATGCCGCAATAGTACGCTCGATAGTAACCTCCCCCTTAAGCGATTTGATTGCTGCCTCTTACAATGTGCAAAGCGAAGAATGTCTTACCGGCTTTAAGTGGATATGCGGCGTTGCCGAAAGGATGGTAAGCACGGGCTCCCACTCCTATCTTTACGGTTATGAAGAAAGCTTCGGCTACAACTTCGGAACCGAGGTAAGAGATAAGGACGGTATTGCCTCTTCTGCAATTTGTGCCGAGATGACCCTCTATTGGAGGAGCAAGGGAAAGAGTCTTTTAGACAGGCTAAACGAAATCTTTTCTAAATTTGCCTTTTACGGAGAAAAGACCATCAACATGGTATACCCCGGTGCAGAAGGCTTAAAGATTATGCAGGACATGATGGTAAGAGTGCGGGAAAGAAATTTAAGCGAAATCGCCGGCGTGAAGGTAAAAACCATCAGGGATATTCAGGAAAGCACGGAATATTCTCCTTTAGAGCCGGACAAAAAAACTACAGTTACTTTACCTAAAAGCAATGTTCTTCAATATTATTTGGAAGACGGCTCCATAATCTGCATAAGGCCCAGCGGCACCGAACCTAAGATAAAGATCTACATAATCCATTCCGAAAAGGTTGTTTCATCGGTTGAAGAAGCTAAAAAACAATCGGATAAAAAGATTGCCGAATTCGAAAAAGAATTTAACGGGGTACTAAACGCCTAA
- a CDS encoding TetR/AcrR family transcriptional regulator, with protein MMAESTKKKSDTYTEILKNAKAEFLQNGFEKASMRSIAAMTGITAGALYKHFPSKAAIFEALVQPLIGQTLSIGTDFSEIAIHLYETKDFLSTKEAIRISLQNLCTLVYSRFDDFRLLFNRSAGTKYENIRHDFVMTDVTACKKFIADLKKRGINVQPLNDDQLHLIYSTALTPLFEIITHEYSYKKALSFIDILTDVMYFCWNKIMQPETEINKEN; from the coding sequence ATGATGGCTGAATCAACAAAAAAGAAAAGCGATACCTACACGGAAATTCTCAAAAATGCAAAAGCTGAGTTTTTGCAAAACGGTTTTGAAAAAGCATCGATGCGTTCCATTGCCGCAATGACCGGCATAACGGCCGGGGCTTTGTACAAACATTTTCCGTCAAAGGCGGCAATATTTGAAGCTCTCGTACAGCCGCTTATCGGACAAACCTTGAGTATCGGTACCGATTTTTCCGAAATAGCAATACATTTATACGAAACTAAAGACTTTTTATCAACAAAAGAAGCAATACGCATATCTTTACAGAATTTATGTACGCTGGTTTACAGCCGCTTCGATGATTTTAGGCTTTTATTTAACCGCTCGGCGGGAACAAAATATGAAAACATCCGTCACGATTTCGTCATGACTGATGTTACAGCATGCAAAAAATTCATTGCCGACTTAAAAAAACGAGGTATAAATGTCCAGCCCTTAAACGACGACCAGCTTCACTTAATTTACAGCACCGCCTTAACACCTCTTTTTGAAATCATCACACATGAATATTCTTATAAAAAAGCCCTATCCTTTATAGATATCTTGACTGATGTAATGTATTTTTGCTGGAATAAAATTATGCAGCCGGAAACGGAAATAAACAAAGAAAATTGA
- a CDS encoding carboxypeptidase-like regulatory domain-containing protein, whose protein sequence is MKEIYGTVYDKNNNPLEKALVALLNNKFEIEYSDETNNEGKFNLSAEPKYYPFFIAVKEYKENYLEYWSQNIDLDEDLEINPKIDVIEIYGLHCFQVKGAGNYLMVYFRPMSLSKFKANEKNIVPDIGKESLTVSVNGEFCEILTLSYVEEQFSDAQMTSFLIQISTDGVKFSGKNKLELSITDRNGDYGEASIFFKL, encoded by the coding sequence ATGAAAGAAATATACGGAACGGTCTACGATAAAAATAACAATCCTCTTGAAAAAGCCCTCGTAGCCCTCCTTAACAATAAATTCGAAATTGAATATTCCGATGAAACAAATAATGAAGGAAAATTCAATTTATCTGCTGAGCCGAAGTATTATCCGTTTTTTATTGCTGTAAAAGAGTACAAAGAAAATTATCTTGAATACTGGAGTCAAAATATAGACCTTGATGAGGATTTGGAAATTAATCCTAAAATAGATGTGATTGAGATATACGGTTTACACTGTTTTCAAGTTAAGGGAGCAGGTAACTATTTAATGGTCTACTTTAGACCCATGAGCCTAAGTAAGTTTAAGGCAAACGAAAAAAATATTGTTCCCGATATAGGTAAAGAATCTTTAACCGTATCTGTAAACGGTGAATTTTGCGAAATATTGACTCTTTCCTATGTTGAAGAACAATTTTCTGATGCCCAAATGACATCCTTTCTTATACAGATTTCAACGGATGGGGTAAAATTTTCCGGTAAGAATAAACTTGAACTTAGCATAACCGATAGGAACGGAGACTATGGAGAAGCTTCAATATTCTTTAAACTTTAA